A genomic segment from Brevundimonas mediterranea encodes:
- a CDS encoding sensor histidine kinase, with the protein MLTLGWLAASAVLAGVAGEAARRDATGELERQATAGAALHAAVLRSELDKQRAIPIVLAGDPDVAALLTTPSAQAVNGVDRKLERLASQTRAAVIYVLDARGLTLASSNWRASTSFVGSRYEFRPYFINAMRDAEGEFYALGTRSGRPGLYLSRRVDSADGAPLGVVVLKVEFDDLEAEWRGSGEPAWVSDPGGVVLVTSIPEWRFRTTEPMDERRRRLSLTDLTLHPGALSPLPFQTPNGDRPRLVRTAVGDGRPQTWVHSETDTAAPGWTLHLLTPERGVIGAAVAGARGLALLITSLLALGVAVLLRRRHLARAKAQAEEEGRLELERRIHERTRELHDANLALNRQIEERRRAEAARELLRDELVQASKLAALGQIVASVAHEINQPVAAIRTYAETAKLLLSRDQPDKVGDVLQRIGGLTKRIGAITQDLRLFSRKATPTIDAIRLEDAIQGGLELTRGRVEERGVRLERIGDGDVQVRAHQFRLEQVIVNLIKNAAEAMEGQTDARLTLAVARDGERVRLIFADNGPGVAPDVARQLFTPFVTTRANGLGLGLVICRDIVASFGGELDLVPAERGATFVAVLKAA; encoded by the coding sequence TTGCTGACGCTTGGCTGGCTGGCGGCGAGCGCCGTGCTGGCGGGCGTCGCGGGCGAGGCCGCGCGGCGCGATGCGACCGGCGAACTGGAACGCCAGGCGACGGCCGGCGCCGCCCTGCACGCCGCCGTGCTGCGCAGCGAACTGGACAAGCAGCGCGCCATCCCCATCGTCCTGGCCGGCGATCCCGATGTGGCCGCCCTGCTGACCACGCCCAGCGCCCAGGCCGTGAACGGGGTGGACCGCAAGCTGGAGCGGCTGGCGTCCCAGACCCGCGCCGCCGTCATCTATGTGCTGGACGCGCGGGGCCTGACCCTGGCGTCCAGCAACTGGCGGGCCTCGACCAGTTTCGTCGGTTCGCGCTACGAGTTCCGGCCCTATTTCATCAATGCGATGCGCGACGCCGAAGGCGAGTTCTACGCCCTGGGCACCCGCAGCGGCCGACCCGGCCTCTATCTGTCGCGCCGTGTGGACTCAGCGGACGGCGCGCCCCTGGGCGTGGTTGTGCTGAAGGTCGAGTTCGACGACCTGGAGGCCGAATGGCGCGGCTCGGGCGAGCCCGCCTGGGTCTCAGATCCGGGCGGCGTCGTCCTGGTCACCAGCATCCCGGAATGGCGCTTCCGCACGACCGAACCGATGGACGAGCGACGGCGTCGCCTCAGCCTGACCGACCTCACCCTCCACCCCGGCGCCCTGTCCCCCCTGCCCTTCCAGACGCCGAACGGCGACCGGCCCCGGCTGGTGCGGACGGCCGTCGGCGACGGCCGTCCGCAGACATGGGTGCATTCGGAGACGGATACGGCCGCGCCCGGCTGGACCCTGCATCTGCTGACGCCCGAACGGGGGGTGATCGGGGCGGCGGTGGCGGGCGCGCGCGGTCTGGCCCTGTTGATCACCAGCCTTCTGGCCCTGGGCGTGGCCGTGCTGCTGCGCCGGCGTCATCTGGCCCGCGCCAAGGCTCAGGCGGAGGAAGAAGGCCGGCTGGAGCTGGAGCGCCGCATCCACGAACGCACGCGCGAACTGCACGACGCCAATCTGGCCCTGAACCGCCAGATCGAGGAGCGCCGCCGCGCCGAGGCCGCGCGGGAGCTGCTGCGCGACGAACTGGTGCAGGCCAGCAAACTGGCCGCCCTGGGCCAGATCGTCGCCAGCGTGGCGCACGAGATCAACCAACCCGTCGCCGCCATCCGGACCTATGCAGAGACCGCGAAACTGTTGCTGAGCCGCGACCAGCCCGACAAGGTCGGAGACGTGCTTCAGCGCATCGGCGGTCTGACCAAACGGATCGGCGCCATCACCCAGGATCTGCGGCTGTTCTCACGCAAGGCCACGCCGACCATCGACGCCATCCGGCTGGAGGACGCCATCCAGGGCGGGCTGGAACTGACGCGCGGGCGGGTGGAGGAACGCGGGGTCAGACTGGAGCGGATCGGCGACGGCGACGTGCAGGTCCGCGCCCACCAGTTCCGTCTGGAACAGGTCATCGTCAATCTGATCAAGAACGCCGCCGAGGCGATGGAAGGCCAGACCGACGCCCGCCTGACCCTGGCCGTGGCGCGCGACGGCGAGCGGGTGCGGCTGATCTTCGCCGACAACGGGCCCGGCGTGGCGCCCGATGTGGCGCGCCAGCTGTTCACGCCCTTCGTCACCACCCGCGCCAACGGCCTGGGCCTGGGGCTGGTCATCTGCCGCGACATCGTCGCCAGTTTCGGGGGCGAGCTGGATCTGGTCCCCGCCGAACGGGGCGCGACCTTCGTCGCCGTCCTGAAGGCCGCCTGA
- a CDS encoding dicarboxylate/amino acid:cation symporter → MIALPSTAEPAVRRPFYRHLYFQVLTAIVAGAIIGHFWPSFGESLKPLGDAFIKLVKMIIAPVIFLTIVTGIAGMSDLGRVGRVAAKAFAYFLTFSTLALIVGLIIANLVQPGRGLNIDPATLDVGAVAKYSEQAHETTITGFLMGIIPDTMVSAFSEGNILQVLFVSVLFGLALALVGDVGKPVLSFLESISHAFFKLVAILMKAAPIGAFGAFAFTIGKYGIGSIANLAALVATFYLTAVIFVVGILGLVAWANGFNILKLIRYLKEELLLVLGTSSSEAALPSLLNKMERAGASKSVVGLVVPTGYSFNLDGTNIYMTMAALFIAQALNIELTLQQQILLLLVAMLSSKGAAGITGAGFITLAATLSVVPTVPVAGMALILGIDRFMSECRALTNFIGNAVATIVVARWEGELDRDALHAALNGPSQPIAAQPDPAAGPGDKELVTAD, encoded by the coding sequence GTGATCGCGCTTCCCTCCACCGCAGAACCGGCCGTGCGTCGGCCCTTTTACCGGCATCTGTATTTCCAGGTTCTGACCGCCATCGTGGCCGGCGCGATCATCGGCCATTTCTGGCCCAGCTTCGGCGAAAGCCTCAAGCCGCTGGGCGACGCCTTCATCAAGTTGGTGAAGATGATCATCGCCCCGGTCATCTTCCTGACCATCGTCACCGGCATCGCCGGCATGAGCGACCTCGGCCGCGTGGGGCGCGTGGCGGCCAAGGCCTTCGCCTATTTCCTGACCTTCTCGACCCTGGCCCTGATCGTCGGCCTGATCATCGCCAACCTGGTCCAGCCCGGACGCGGCCTGAACATCGATCCGGCCACCCTGGATGTCGGCGCCGTCGCCAAATATTCGGAACAGGCGCATGAGACGACCATCACCGGCTTCCTGATGGGCATCATCCCGGACACGATGGTTTCCGCCTTCTCCGAGGGCAATATCCTCCAGGTCCTGTTCGTCTCGGTCCTGTTCGGCCTGGCCCTGGCCCTGGTCGGCGACGTCGGCAAGCCGGTGCTGAGCTTCCTGGAATCGATCAGCCACGCCTTCTTCAAGCTGGTGGCCATCCTGATGAAGGCCGCGCCCATCGGGGCCTTCGGCGCCTTCGCCTTCACCATCGGCAAATATGGGATCGGCTCCATCGCCAATCTGGCCGCGCTGGTCGCCACCTTCTACCTCACCGCCGTCATCTTCGTGGTCGGCATCCTGGGCCTGGTCGCCTGGGCCAACGGCTTCAACATCCTGAAGCTGATCCGCTATCTGAAGGAGGAACTGCTGCTGGTCCTGGGCACCTCCTCGTCGGAAGCCGCCCTGCCGTCGTTGCTCAACAAGATGGAACGCGCCGGCGCCTCCAAGTCGGTCGTCGGCCTGGTCGTCCCGACCGGCTATTCGTTCAATCTGGACGGCACCAACATCTACATGACCATGGCGGCCCTGTTCATCGCCCAGGCCCTGAACATCGAACTGACCCTGCAGCAACAGATCCTGCTGCTGCTGGTCGCCATGCTGTCCTCCAAGGGGGCGGCCGGCATCACCGGCGCCGGCTTCATCACCCTGGCGGCGACCCTGTCGGTGGTTCCTACCGTTCCGGTCGCGGGCATGGCGCTGATCCTGGGCATCGACCGGTTCATGAGCGAGTGCCGGGCCCTGACCAACTTCATCGGCAACGCCGTGGCCACCATCGTCGTCGCCCGATGGGAGGGCGAACTGGACCGGGACGCCTTGCACGCGGCCTTGAACGGTCCGTCGCAGCCGATCGCGGCCCAGCCCGATCCGGCGGCCGGCCCCGGTGACAAGGAGCTGGTCACCGCCGACTGA